From Streptomyces cyaneogriseus subsp. noncyanogenus, the proteins below share one genomic window:
- a CDS encoding maleylpyruvate isomerase family mycothiol-dependent enzyme, translating to MTDPEPRAHRGGRTGVWPSIRTERAALAADLAHLTDEQWATPSLCTGLTVREVLAHITASASLDAVRWLAGVIRCRFDFDKQVAMRLAEHLGTTPAETLERFRRIVPSTTKPPLPALALLGETIVHGEDIRRPLGIRRDYPIEVVTQVAEYYRSSDLVVVAKGRVRGLRLVADDGPFTTGSGPLVSGSTLALTMAMTGRTTYCDDLEGDGVALLRSR from the coding sequence ATGACTGATCCGGAACCGAGAGCACACCGCGGCGGCAGGACCGGAGTCTGGCCCTCGATCCGCACGGAGCGAGCGGCTCTGGCGGCCGATCTCGCGCATCTGACGGACGAGCAGTGGGCGACGCCGTCGCTGTGCACCGGACTGACGGTGCGTGAGGTGTTGGCCCACATCACCGCGTCCGCGAGCCTCGACGCCGTGCGCTGGCTGGCCGGGGTGATCCGCTGCCGCTTCGACTTCGACAAACAAGTGGCCATGCGGCTGGCCGAACATCTGGGCACGACTCCGGCCGAGACCCTTGAGCGATTCCGCCGCATCGTCCCGAGCACGACCAAGCCTCCCCTGCCCGCCCTGGCCCTGCTGGGCGAGACGATCGTGCACGGCGAAGACATCCGGCGCCCGCTGGGCATCCGCCGCGACTACCCGATCGAGGTCGTCACCCAGGTGGCCGAGTACTACCGGAGCTCGGACCTCGTGGTCGTCGCCAAGGGACGCGTCCGCGGACTGAGACTCGTCGCGGACGACGGCCCTTTCACGACCGGTTCCGGGCCGCTCGTCTCCGGCTCCACCCTGGCCCTGACCATGGCCATGACCGGACGCACGACGTACTGCGACGACCTCGAAGGCGACGGTGTCGCACTCCTCCGCAGCCGCTGA
- a CDS encoding subtype B tannase — MALAGSLVLAAVAVPASVAAAPATGRGHTADPQDAALDFDSAAYTTITVTVDGRPMSVRWYKEICYVADPVTAAARQPGGPGGGTTTIPNTACGYQSMNVFVPESAFGDQRTPIYVAVNNSGWKASYIRASVTAGTSYSSSTSTVGAALKAGYVFADVANRSRGLAGADGSAPGKAPAAVVDAKAAVRYLRLNDAAMPGSAERIVVNGTSGGGALVSILGASGNSAEYTPYLAAIGAAGIDAKGRSTLRDDVFAVNAYCPITDLGNADSAYEWLYSVLATRDATGSNPSPEDATAIAARFTAYEKSLGLRNPDGSRLTAATMLDTIEKEVVRSAETYLRADPAHTIPPLGGTFEITSGAPGTAPTTKSYVNDWIDADPATGTVRSVDMAKYLAFVATQAKLKTTPAFDAVGVHGNTTSGTETDLFGPPTRTYLNYTEYGWNHNDVAGDGSGIDDTGLTWKQYTAKKSTTVDDQVHLINPMDFIGTSADTAPNWYVRHGTRDRDTAFTVSVNLDRALAADPQVRNLNYQLAWNQPHAGDYDVPEAMAWIADTVRKAGNPLASRPRG; from the coding sequence GTGGCGCTCGCGGGTTCCCTCGTGCTCGCGGCGGTCGCGGTGCCGGCCTCCGTCGCGGCGGCTCCCGCCACCGGCCGCGGTCACACGGCGGACCCCCAGGACGCCGCGCTGGACTTCGACTCCGCCGCGTACACGACGATCACCGTCACGGTCGACGGCCGGCCGATGAGCGTGCGCTGGTACAAGGAGATCTGTTACGTCGCCGACCCGGTCACCGCGGCGGCCCGGCAGCCCGGCGGCCCCGGTGGCGGCACCACCACGATCCCCAACACCGCCTGCGGCTACCAGAGCATGAACGTGTTCGTCCCCGAGAGCGCCTTCGGCGACCAGCGGACGCCGATCTATGTCGCGGTCAACAACAGTGGCTGGAAAGCGAGTTATATACGGGCGAGCGTCACCGCCGGGACCTCCTACAGCAGTTCGACGAGCACCGTCGGTGCCGCCCTGAAGGCGGGCTACGTCTTCGCCGACGTCGCCAACCGCAGCCGCGGACTGGCCGGCGCCGACGGCTCGGCCCCCGGCAAGGCCCCCGCCGCGGTGGTCGACGCCAAGGCCGCCGTGCGCTACCTGCGCCTCAACGACGCCGCGATGCCCGGCAGTGCGGAACGGATCGTCGTCAACGGCACCAGCGGCGGCGGCGCACTGGTGTCGATCCTGGGCGCTTCCGGCAACAGCGCCGAGTACACCCCCTATCTCGCCGCGATCGGCGCCGCCGGCATCGACGCCAAGGGCCGCAGCACCCTGCGCGACGACGTCTTCGCCGTCAACGCGTACTGCCCGATCACCGACCTCGGCAACGCCGACAGCGCCTACGAGTGGCTGTACAGCGTCCTCGCCACCCGCGACGCCACCGGCTCGAACCCCTCGCCCGAGGACGCCACCGCGATCGCGGCGCGGTTCACGGCGTACGAGAAGAGCCTCGGGCTGCGCAACCCCGACGGCTCCCGGCTCACCGCCGCCACCATGCTCGACACCATCGAGAAGGAGGTCGTCCGCTCCGCCGAGACCTACCTGAGGGCCGATCCCGCCCACACCATCCCGCCGCTGGGCGGCACCTTCGAGATCACCTCCGGCGCCCCCGGAACCGCACCCACCACCAAGTCGTACGTCAACGACTGGATCGACGCCGACCCCGCCACCGGCACGGTGCGCTCCGTCGACATGGCGAAGTACCTCGCCTTCGTCGCCACCCAGGCCAAGCTCAAGACGACCCCCGCCTTCGACGCGGTGGGCGTCCACGGCAACACCACCAGCGGCACCGAGACCGACCTCTTCGGCCCGCCGACCCGGACATACCTGAACTACACCGAGTACGGCTGGAACCACAACGACGTCGCCGGCGACGGCAGCGGCATCGACGACACCGGGCTGACCTGGAAGCAGTACACCGCGAAGAAGAGCACCACCGTCGACGACCAGGTCCACCTGATCAACCCGATGGACTTCATCGGCACGAGCGCCGACACCGCGCCGAACTGGTACGTCCGCCACGGCACCCGTGACCGGGACACCGCGTTCACCGTCTCGGTCAACCTCGACCGGGCGCTGGCCGCGGACCCGCAGGTCAGGAACCTGAACTACCAGCTCGCCTGGAACCAGCCCCACGCCGGCGACTACGACGTCCCCGAGGCCATGGCCTGGATCGCCGACACCGTCCGCAAGGCCGGCAACCCGCTCGCTTCCCGGCCCAGGGGATAG
- a CDS encoding ATP-grasp domain-containing protein: MAFPRIALVTCREVVKDPDWDRDLPLVLEALEEAGTDPVAVCWDDPRADWAAFDLVVIRSAWDYFESLGAFLAWADACAAVTTLANPAEVVRWNVDKRYLGYLSRAGVPVVETRYLAPGDSVDLPEKGEFVVKPTVGAGARYTARYRPGERDMAVRQLARMHTEGMTAMVQPYMRSIDEKGERALHFAGGRFLHATRKGAVLVPGTPYDHDKIPHPALRVCEPTAAELAVAESALAAGAAGSDLLYGRVDLVDGDDGTPLVMELELVEPHLFLHLRPASLPVFVTAVVEAATGGRV; the protein is encoded by the coding sequence GTGGCGTTCCCCCGTATCGCGCTCGTCACCTGCCGGGAGGTCGTGAAGGACCCCGACTGGGACCGCGATCTCCCCCTGGTCCTGGAGGCGTTGGAGGAAGCAGGGACCGATCCCGTCGCCGTGTGCTGGGACGACCCGCGGGCGGACTGGGCTGCCTTCGATCTCGTCGTGATCCGTTCGGCCTGGGACTACTTCGAGTCGCTCGGCGCGTTCCTGGCGTGGGCGGACGCATGCGCGGCAGTCACCACGCTGGCCAACCCCGCCGAGGTCGTGCGGTGGAACGTCGACAAGCGTTATCTCGGATACCTCTCGCGGGCCGGGGTCCCCGTCGTGGAGACCCGTTACCTGGCTCCCGGTGACTCCGTCGACCTGCCGGAGAAGGGGGAGTTCGTCGTCAAGCCGACCGTGGGCGCCGGAGCCCGGTACACCGCCCGCTATCGGCCCGGAGAGCGCGACATGGCGGTGCGGCAACTGGCCCGGATGCACACGGAGGGCATGACCGCGATGGTGCAGCCCTACATGCGGAGCATCGACGAGAAGGGGGAGCGGGCGCTGCACTTCGCGGGCGGGCGTTTTCTGCACGCCACCCGAAAGGGCGCCGTCCTCGTGCCCGGCACTCCGTACGACCATGACAAGATCCCGCACCCCGCGTTGCGCGTCTGTGAACCGACCGCGGCGGAATTGGCCGTCGCCGAGAGCGCCTTGGCCGCCGGGGCGGCCGGAAGCGATCTTCTCTACGGGCGCGTCGATCTCGTGGACGGCGACGACGGAACGCCGCTCGTGATGGAGCTGGAGCTGGTCGAGCCCCATTTGTTTCTCCATCTGCGCCCGGCCTCACTGCCCGTCTTCGTGACGGCGGTGGTCGAGGCGGCGACCGGAGGCCGTGTCTGA
- a CDS encoding NAD-dependent epimerase/dehydratase family protein: MTHAVVVGATGQIGRVAVGVLARDGWEVTALSRRGGRDESWPDGVRVVRADREGDAALAAAVGDGCDVVVDMVAFGPRHARQLTSLAGRIGSAVVISSVSVYEDGQGRSFDTQHEPGGFPEYPVPLPEGQRTVRPGDTSYSTRKAALERELLAAGDQVPTTLLRAGAVHGPHCRTPRELYFVKRNLDGRRRRVLAFGGRSRFHPVSVHTVAELIRLAAARPGSRVLNAVDPDAPTVAEIARAIDAVMGRDVEDVLVDGPPPAPGVGDTPWTVPVPVVCDMAAAERELGYRPVTRYAETLPETVAWIEEHLAGRDWREAYPKMVQAYGDLFDYAAEDAWLAARGG; the protein is encoded by the coding sequence ATGACACATGCTGTGGTGGTGGGGGCGACGGGGCAGATCGGACGGGTGGCGGTGGGCGTGCTGGCCCGGGACGGCTGGGAGGTGACGGCCCTGTCGCGCCGCGGCGGCCGGGACGAGAGCTGGCCGGACGGCGTGCGCGTGGTGCGCGCCGACCGGGAGGGCGACGCGGCCCTGGCCGCCGCGGTGGGCGACGGCTGCGACGTGGTGGTGGACATGGTGGCGTTCGGGCCGCGGCACGCGCGGCAGCTCACCTCGCTGGCGGGCCGGATCGGGTCGGCCGTGGTGATCTCCAGCGTGTCGGTCTACGAGGACGGCCAGGGGCGCAGCTTCGACACCCAGCACGAACCGGGGGGCTTTCCCGAGTATCCGGTGCCGCTGCCCGAGGGCCAGCGCACCGTCCGGCCGGGCGACACCTCGTACAGCACCCGCAAGGCGGCGCTGGAGCGGGAGCTGCTCGCCGCCGGTGACCAGGTGCCCACCACGCTGCTGCGCGCGGGCGCGGTCCACGGGCCGCACTGCCGGACGCCGCGCGAACTGTACTTCGTCAAGCGCAACCTCGACGGCCGGCGCCGCCGCGTCCTGGCCTTCGGCGGCCGGAGCCGGTTCCACCCGGTGAGCGTGCACACCGTGGCGGAGCTGATCCGGCTGGCCGCCGCGCGGCCGGGCAGCCGGGTCCTCAACGCCGTCGACCCCGACGCGCCGACCGTGGCGGAGATCGCCCGGGCGATCGACGCGGTGATGGGCCGCGACGTGGAGGACGTACTGGTGGACGGGCCACCGCCCGCCCCCGGGGTGGGCGACACGCCCTGGACGGTGCCGGTGCCCGTGGTCTGCGACATGGCCGCCGCCGAGCGGGAGCTGGGCTACCGCCCGGTGACCCGGTACGCCGAGACGCTGCCGGAGACCGTCGCCTGGATCGAGGAGCACCTGGCGGGCCGGGACTGGCGGGAGGCGTATCCGAAGATGGTCCAGGCGTACGGCGATCTGTTCGACTACGCGGCGGAGGACGCCTGGCTCGCCGCCCGGGGCGGGTGA
- a CDS encoding lysophospholipid acyltransferase family protein: MFYLLLKYVLLGPLLRLAFRPRIEGLDHVPSSGAAIVAGNHLSFSDHFLMPAVLKRRITFLAKAEYFTGPGLKGRLTAAFFRSAGQIPVDRSGKEAGQAAIREGLGVLDRGELLGVYPEGTRSHDGRLYKGKVGVAVMALRAGVPVVPCAMIGTFEAQPPGKVVPRVHPVTIRFGEPLDFSRYAGMEHEKAVLRAVTDEIMSAILSLSGQEYVDRYAADVKAEEAERERAARARRPRRPRG, translated from the coding sequence GTGTTCTACCTTCTGCTCAAGTACGTGCTGCTGGGCCCGTTGCTGCGGCTGGCCTTCCGTCCTCGGATCGAGGGGCTGGACCACGTGCCGTCGTCGGGGGCGGCGATCGTCGCCGGGAACCATCTGTCCTTCTCGGACCACTTCCTCATGCCCGCCGTGCTCAAGCGGCGGATCACCTTCCTTGCGAAGGCCGAGTACTTCACGGGCCCCGGCCTCAAGGGCAGGCTGACCGCGGCGTTCTTCCGCAGCGCCGGGCAGATCCCGGTCGACCGTTCCGGCAAGGAGGCCGGGCAGGCCGCCATCCGGGAGGGACTCGGGGTGCTGGACAGGGGCGAACTGCTCGGCGTCTACCCGGAGGGGACGCGCTCGCACGACGGCCGGCTGTACAAGGGCAAGGTGGGCGTGGCGGTGATGGCCCTGAGGGCCGGGGTGCCGGTGGTGCCCTGCGCGATGATCGGCACGTTCGAGGCGCAGCCGCCGGGCAAGGTGGTGCCGCGCGTCCACCCCGTGACCATCCGCTTCGGTGAGCCGCTGGACTTCTCCCGGTACGCCGGGATGGAGCACGAGAAGGCCGTCCTGCGCGCGGTCACCGACGAGATCATGTCCGCGATCCTGTCGCTGTCGGGGCAGGAGTACGTCGACCGGTACGCGGCCGACGTCAAGGCCGAGGAGGCGGAGCGGGAGCGGGCGGCGAGGGCGCGCCGGCCGCGGCGGCCGCGCGGTTAG
- a CDS encoding helix-turn-helix transcriptional regulator, with translation MLEPFGIGPATEELYYMMLKHPEMDVQQLAKRLDWQEKRVQKEIERLAGLSLLRPSLDDPDALRPVEPDIGLEVLIAREQAVLAERERRLKECKAAARTLAAEYAERAGPVLLDTEQIRGADRIRHRLTRLLREARDQVMVFTPGELAIPETGIAGKATHDAISRRGIRIRSIQLDSIRNDKGRRARLQRLLDHGVEIRTVPVLSPWGVIVDLEKAVLSQERRSRHEDGAIVLTGASVVAPIAAVFEQVWLSATPLTLQDQRRKSELTDTERALLQLLQEGYTDAQVARRLAVSPRTVGRVVADLMAKLGASSRFQAGVLARRRGWLSP, from the coding sequence GTGCTGGAACCATTCGGTATTGGTCCTGCGACAGAAGAGCTCTACTACATGATGCTCAAACACCCCGAGATGGATGTCCAGCAACTCGCGAAGCGGCTCGACTGGCAGGAAAAGCGCGTGCAGAAGGAGATCGAGCGTCTGGCCGGTCTCTCCCTCCTCCGCCCTTCCCTCGACGATCCGGACGCGCTGCGCCCGGTCGAACCGGACATCGGCCTGGAGGTCCTGATCGCACGCGAGCAGGCGGTGCTGGCGGAGCGCGAGCGGAGACTGAAGGAGTGCAAGGCGGCGGCCCGCACGCTGGCCGCCGAGTACGCCGAGCGCGCCGGGCCCGTGCTGCTGGACACCGAGCAGATCAGGGGAGCGGACAGGATCCGGCACCGGTTGACGCGCCTCTTACGGGAGGCGAGGGACCAGGTGATGGTCTTCACTCCGGGAGAGCTGGCGATCCCGGAGACCGGGATCGCCGGCAAGGCCACGCACGACGCGATCTCCAGGCGCGGTATCCGCATCCGGTCGATCCAGCTCGACAGCATCCGCAACGACAAAGGGCGGCGCGCGCGGTTGCAGCGCCTGCTCGACCACGGTGTCGAGATCAGGACCGTGCCGGTGCTCTCACCGTGGGGAGTCATCGTCGACCTGGAGAAGGCCGTCCTCTCCCAGGAACGGCGGAGCCGGCACGAGGACGGGGCGATCGTGCTGACCGGGGCCTCGGTCGTGGCGCCGATCGCGGCCGTCTTCGAACAGGTCTGGCTCTCGGCGACGCCCCTCACCCTCCAGGACCAGCGGCGCAAGAGCGAACTCACGGACACGGAGCGGGCCCTTCTCCAACTGCTGCAAGAGGGCTACACGGACGCCCAGGTCGCACGGAGGCTGGCGGTGTCCCCCCGCACGGTGGGGAGAGTCGTGGCGGACCTGATGGCGAAGCTGGGGGCCAGCAGCCGGTTCCAGGCCGGTGTGCTCGCACGCCGCCGGGGCTGGCTGAGCCCCTGA